The Kitasatospora setae KM-6054 genome contains a region encoding:
- a CDS encoding class I SAM-dependent methyltransferase codes for MSESSTRDFYDELARDYHLIFRDWDASIAHQAKVLDELLRSGLGPGPHRVLDCSCGIGTQAIGLALRQHDVVGSDLSPLAATRAAAEAAARGVSLPATAADMRRLPFRSSVFDVVLCADNSLPHLLSAQDVRAALLGMRRVLRDDGLLMITLRDYDDARLARPTATQPQVSETPDGQVINFQLWHWHEDGERYDLEHFQLAPAQSTWNVRVRRTTYWALTRRQLTEFVAEAGFTDLSWHTPASSGYYQPVLTARRASSP; via the coding sequence ATGTCCGAATCCTCGACCAGGGACTTCTACGACGAACTGGCCCGCGACTACCACCTGATCTTCCGAGACTGGGACGCGAGCATCGCGCATCAAGCCAAGGTGCTGGACGAGCTCCTGCGCTCGGGTCTGGGGCCGGGACCGCACAGGGTCCTGGACTGCTCGTGCGGGATCGGGACCCAGGCGATCGGACTGGCCCTGAGGCAACACGACGTCGTCGGCAGCGACTTGAGCCCCCTCGCAGCCACACGGGCCGCGGCCGAGGCGGCAGCCCGTGGCGTCAGCCTGCCGGCCACCGCCGCGGACATGCGCCGACTGCCCTTCAGGTCGTCGGTCTTCGACGTCGTCCTGTGCGCCGACAACTCGCTCCCGCACCTGCTGTCCGCGCAGGACGTCCGGGCGGCACTCCTCGGCATGCGCCGCGTGCTCCGGGACGACGGACTGTTGATGATCACCCTCCGGGACTACGACGACGCCCGCCTGGCCAGACCCACCGCGACCCAACCCCAGGTCTCCGAGACCCCTGACGGCCAGGTGATCAACTTCCAGCTCTGGCACTGGCACGAGGACGGCGAACGCTACGACCTGGAGCACTTCCAACTCGCCCCGGCGCAGAGCACCTGGAACGTCCGAGTCCGCCGCACCACCTACTGGGCACTGACCCGCCGACAGCTGACGGAGTTCGTGGCCGAGGCCGGCTTCACCGACCTCAGCTGGCACACCCCGGCCTCCAGCGGGTACTACCAGCCGGTGCTCACCGCTCGGCGCGCTTCGTCTCCGTAG
- a CDS encoding polyprenyl synthetase family protein — translation MNDVLAAALSRAAGHQRRFEPRLAAHFDALADPAAGGGPELPGRGRFPARALELLRELSLRGGKRLRVALLHEAAALVTAGPVPGLDAAALSVELLHTHGLVHDDLIDDAPLRRGGPSTYYAYLAEFPDRPDTARALTVLAGDLAAFLAVRVLLGPGGPPPERALAMAAVVADAGAAAVGGQLLDLERDFPPLPDTAFLHEVTAYKSTGYSVLAPLRLGLLAAGADPAPYDRELRGYAEAVGVANQIHDDLLDLFGDQDALGKPLGTDLRAGRRSYLLLALEAAGIDPAGRTPDGLRARARAAGVEDALRAEAARHARRAADLAAGWEGRWRTEAVAFFTHLPAWSVTRDH, via the coding sequence ATGAACGACGTCCTCGCCGCCGCGCTGTCCCGCGCGGCCGGCCACCAGCGCCGGTTCGAGCCGCGGCTCGCCGCCCACTTCGACGCGCTGGCCGATCCGGCGGCCGGCGGCGGGCCGGAGCTGCCGGGGCGGGGGCGCTTTCCCGCGCGGGCGCTGGAGCTGCTGCGCGAGCTCTCGCTGCGCGGCGGCAAGCGGCTGCGGGTGGCGCTGCTGCACGAGGCGGCCGCGCTGGTCACGGCCGGGCCGGTGCCGGGGCTGGACGCGGCGGCGCTGAGCGTCGAACTGCTGCACACCCACGGGCTGGTGCACGACGACCTGATCGACGACGCGCCGCTGCGCCGGGGCGGACCGTCCACCTACTACGCGTACCTGGCCGAGTTCCCCGACCGGCCGGACACCGCGCGGGCGCTCACCGTGCTGGCCGGCGACCTGGCCGCGTTCCTGGCGGTCCGGGTGCTGCTGGGCCCCGGCGGGCCGCCGCCGGAGCGGGCGCTGGCGATGGCGGCGGTGGTCGCCGACGCCGGGGCGGCCGCCGTCGGCGGGCAACTCCTCGACCTGGAACGGGACTTCCCGCCGCTGCCGGACACCGCCTTCCTGCACGAGGTCACCGCGTACAAGTCGACCGGCTACTCGGTGCTCGCCCCGCTGCGCCTCGGCCTGCTCGCGGCCGGTGCCGACCCCGCCCCGTACGACCGCGAACTGCGCGGCTACGCCGAGGCGGTGGGCGTCGCCAACCAGATCCACGACGACCTGCTCGACCTCTTCGGCGACCAGGACGCCCTCGGCAAACCGCTCGGCACCGACCTGCGGGCCGGCCGCCGCAGCTACCTGCTGCTCGCCCTGGAGGCCGCCGGGATCGACCCGGCGGGCCGGACCCCGGACGGGCTCCGCGCCCGGGCCCGGGCGGCCGGCGTCGAGGACGCGCTGCGCGCGGAGGCGGCCCGGCACGCGCGCCGGGCCGCCGACCTGGCCGCCGGCTGGGAGGGCCGGTGGCGGACCGAGGCGGTGGCGTTCTTCACCCACCTGCCCGCCTGGTCCGTCACCCGCGACCACTGA
- a CDS encoding non-ribosomal peptide synthetase: MTGFQLEDVLPLTPLQAGMLFHALYDSAGVDVYTSQFVLALEGAVDEEALRAALAALLRRHANLRAGFLHEDLDQPVQAVAAEVPVPLTVLDLASGPDPAERLRAFLAADRVRRFDLAEPPLLRFALLRTGPDRHRLVVTAHHLLLDGWSVPLLLRELFELYARRGDASGLPRVAPYRSYLAWLAAQDREAALGAWRTALAGVEGPTLLAGRAAASAHAGELPQAVVLELDGAVADGLRAAARAHGLTLNTLVQGGWGLLLAGLTGRSDVLFGTTVSGRPPELPGVESMIGLFINTVPVRVEVRPGESAAALLGRLQDGQGALLGSQHLGLGDVRAVTGLDELFDTLAVFENYPLDAEGLRAAGQGLPGGLSVTGMAGADAAHYPLTLTVAPGRTLRFTFAFRPSVFDRAGVERIAARLERVLTALAGGLEVRADALPLLLDGERAELLARGAGAELPPGAAGGDVAAAVARIAAERPDAPAVAGVGEHLTYRQLDAVADGLAGALAAMGAAPEEGVGLLLGRSAAQVSVPLGVLRAGAAYVPLDPRWPAERLSAVAAAAAPRLLVVDAAGAAHPWVRGLGPEVRVLVVDGAGRPPAGTPVGPLPGPADRRRLAYVMFTSGSTGRPKGVGVTHGDIAALAADRAWDGVAEAVLLHSAYVFDAATFELWVPLLNGGRVVAAPEGVLQPAALRAAVERDGVRAAFLTTALFNVVAETDPGALGLLRLVAAGGEAAAPGVMQRLAAAYPGTRVLNAYGPTEATTFALLHAVGAADGPAGVPPVGGPLDGVRAYVLDGALRPVPAGAEGGLYLAGPGVARGYLGQPGLTADRFVADPFAADGSRMYRTGDLVRWGRRGLEYAGRADQQVKLRGHRIEPGEVEAVLRAHPSVRAACVLVREDLPGDRALVAYVVPAAGRVAEPAALLAEAGRRLPAFMVPSAVLVLAALPLTANGKLDRAALPAPSAGVAAPAGRAPAEGREEILAGLFAEVLGVERVGADDSFFALGGNSLLATLLVGRIRSALEAEAEIRTLFEHPTVAALAAALRDAGRPARPALRRGARPERLPLSHAQRRLWFLHRLDGPSATYHIPFAVRLDGALDVDALRLACADAVERHAALRTLFPTVGDGPVQRIVPPGEARVPFAVEDVEPGKCADRIAAAVAEPIDVERELPLRVALLRLAADAHVLVLVVHHIAADGSSLAPLFRDLAAAYRARLAGSAPGWEPLPVDYADYTLWQRELLGAEDDEQGALAKQSAFWREALAGLPERVALPADRPRPAGGGGRAGATHRFAVGAATARALAALARSARCSEFMVLQAALALLLSRHGAGEDVPLGTAVAGRTDEATADLVGFFVNTLVLRTDLSGDPTFGELLGRVKEFDLAAYAHQDVPFERLVELLNPTRAEHHPLFQTMLVLQNHAPAAPAELPGLRVEPVPVDLGAGKFDLSFTFTAEPGPDGGLLGTVDYATALFDADTVAALADRLVRLLAAVTADPGRPLHAYEVLSPAERDRLELWGSGPAAGPAAAFPALFAEQARRTPDAPAVRDPRGVLSYRELDARSGALARRLAARGVGPEDRVAVALPRDAGLVVALLAVLKAGAAYLPLDTDYPAARLAYMLADAAPRLLLATPAARRALPECAVPLLDPEEAAEEAAEDVPAALPDVDPAHPAYVIYTSGSTGRPKGVVVTHRGVAALAATQRARLRVTGDSRVLQLASVSFDAAFWELCMALLSGACLELDSREALLPGPALAERVRAHGITHLTLPPAALAVLPADSLPERTTLVLAGESCPPALARSWARGRFLVNAYGPTETTVCATMSGFQSAEGPLAPGRTVPIGAPVDGSRVRVLDARLAPVPPGVVGELYVSGEGLARGYLGRPGLTAGRFVADPAAADGSRMYRTGDLARWGRGGRLEYVGRVDEQVKLRGFRIEPGEVEAALTALPGVAAACVLVREDRPGDRRLVAYTVGGGGPEELRARLAQTLPDHLVPAAFVALAALPVTPNGKVDRRALPAPEGPKAAGRAPRTARERELCGLFAEVLGVPEVGVTDDFFALGGHSLLAVTLAQRIEERCGRRLSLRALFAAPTAAGVGRLLDGSGDAPLAGAPLTGAASGATGPAEVTDWAAEVRLAPEVAPNAAAAIAAARRGTARPAPVPLLTGASGFLGAFLLRDLLERTGGPVDCLVRASDGWDGARRLEGNLRRYGLWRERYRPLVRAVPGDLAADGLGLEPGVRAALARRLGPVLHNGARVNFAAGYRELRAANVGGTGELLRLLADSGSPGLHYVSTTGVHPPSGGPEPVTEATGLGSAEELPDGYARSKWVAEGLVGLARERGLPVAVHRPGRISGDTASGACQDRDLLWQLIKGCLQAGAVPDLPAGSTGWVPVDYVSAAVTALVGAGRLGTFHLTHPEPPALERVFAAAETLGYRLRTLPAEQWRAAVAARPDNAAQLFLGEDGSPSGTAPVGRRFDSRHTAELVAGLGVQLPELTDEVVLRYLAYFRETGFLPAP; encoded by the coding sequence ATGACCGGGTTCCAGTTGGAGGACGTCCTGCCGCTGACGCCGTTGCAGGCGGGCATGCTCTTCCACGCGCTGTACGACTCCGCGGGGGTGGACGTCTACACCTCGCAGTTCGTGCTGGCGCTGGAGGGCGCGGTGGACGAGGAGGCGCTGCGGGCGGCGCTGGCGGCGCTGCTGCGGCGGCACGCCAACCTGCGGGCGGGCTTCCTGCACGAGGACCTGGACCAGCCGGTGCAGGCGGTGGCGGCCGAGGTGCCGGTGCCGCTGACCGTGCTGGACCTGGCGTCGGGACCGGATCCGGCGGAGCGGCTGCGGGCGTTCCTGGCGGCGGACCGGGTGCGCCGCTTCGACCTGGCCGAGCCGCCGCTGCTGCGCTTCGCGCTGCTGCGCACCGGGCCGGACCGGCACCGGCTGGTGGTGACGGCGCACCACCTGCTGCTGGACGGCTGGTCGGTGCCGCTGCTGCTGCGCGAGCTGTTCGAGCTGTACGCGCGGCGGGGCGACGCGTCGGGCCTGCCCCGGGTGGCGCCGTACCGCTCGTACCTGGCCTGGCTGGCGGCGCAGGACCGGGAGGCGGCGCTGGGGGCGTGGCGGACGGCGCTGGCGGGGGTGGAGGGTCCGACGCTGCTGGCGGGCCGGGCGGCGGCGTCGGCGCACGCGGGCGAGCTGCCGCAGGCGGTGGTGCTGGAGCTGGACGGGGCGGTGGCGGACGGGCTGCGGGCGGCCGCCCGGGCGCACGGGCTGACCCTGAACACGCTGGTGCAGGGCGGCTGGGGGCTGCTGCTGGCCGGGCTGACCGGCCGCTCGGACGTGCTGTTCGGGACGACGGTGTCGGGCCGGCCGCCGGAGCTGCCGGGCGTGGAGTCGATGATCGGGCTGTTCATCAACACGGTGCCGGTGCGGGTGGAGGTCCGGCCGGGGGAGAGCGCGGCCGCGCTGCTGGGCCGGTTGCAGGACGGGCAGGGCGCGCTGCTGGGCAGTCAGCACCTGGGGCTGGGCGACGTCCGGGCGGTGACCGGGCTGGACGAGCTGTTCGACACGCTGGCGGTGTTCGAGAACTATCCGCTGGACGCGGAGGGGCTGCGGGCGGCCGGGCAGGGCCTGCCGGGCGGGCTGTCGGTGACCGGGATGGCGGGCGCGGACGCGGCGCACTACCCGCTGACGCTGACCGTGGCGCCGGGCCGGACGCTGCGGTTCACCTTCGCCTTCCGTCCGTCGGTGTTCGACCGGGCCGGGGTGGAGCGGATCGCGGCCCGGCTGGAGCGGGTGCTGACGGCGCTGGCCGGCGGCCTGGAGGTGCGGGCGGACGCGCTGCCGCTGCTGCTGGACGGCGAGCGCGCCGAGCTGCTGGCCCGGGGCGCGGGCGCGGAGCTGCCACCGGGGGCGGCGGGCGGTGACGTGGCGGCGGCGGTGGCCCGGATCGCGGCGGAGCGGCCGGACGCCCCGGCGGTGGCGGGCGTCGGCGAGCACCTGACGTACCGTCAGCTCGACGCGGTCGCCGACGGCTTGGCGGGTGCGCTGGCCGCCATGGGGGCGGCGCCGGAGGAGGGCGTGGGCCTGCTGCTGGGCCGGTCGGCGGCGCAGGTGTCCGTCCCGCTGGGGGTGCTGCGGGCGGGCGCGGCGTACGTGCCGCTGGATCCGCGCTGGCCGGCCGAGCGGCTGTCGGCGGTGGCCGCGGCGGCGGCGCCGCGGCTGCTGGTGGTGGACGCGGCGGGCGCCGCGCACCCGTGGGTGCGCGGGCTGGGCCCCGAGGTGCGGGTGCTGGTGGTGGACGGCGCGGGCCGGCCGCCGGCGGGCACCCCGGTGGGGCCGCTGCCGGGCCCGGCGGACCGGCGGCGGCTGGCGTACGTGATGTTCACCTCGGGGTCGACCGGCCGGCCCAAGGGGGTGGGCGTGACGCACGGCGACATCGCCGCGCTGGCGGCGGACCGGGCCTGGGACGGGGTGGCCGAGGCGGTGCTGCTGCACTCGGCGTACGTCTTCGACGCGGCGACCTTCGAGCTGTGGGTGCCGCTGCTGAACGGCGGCCGGGTGGTGGCCGCCCCGGAGGGGGTGCTGCAGCCGGCGGCGCTGCGGGCGGCGGTGGAGCGGGACGGGGTGCGGGCGGCGTTCTTGACCACGGCGCTGTTCAACGTGGTGGCGGAGACCGATCCGGGGGCGCTGGGCCTGCTGCGGCTGGTCGCGGCGGGCGGCGAGGCGGCGGCGCCGGGGGTCATGCAGCGGCTGGCGGCGGCGTACCCGGGCACCCGGGTGCTGAACGCGTACGGGCCGACCGAGGCGACCACCTTCGCGCTGCTGCACGCGGTGGGCGCGGCGGACGGGCCGGCCGGGGTGCCGCCGGTCGGCGGGCCGCTGGACGGGGTGCGGGCGTACGTGCTGGACGGGGCGCTGCGGCCGGTGCCGGCCGGCGCGGAGGGCGGGCTGTACCTGGCGGGTCCGGGGGTGGCGCGCGGCTACCTGGGGCAGCCGGGGCTGACGGCGGACCGCTTCGTGGCGGACCCGTTCGCGGCGGACGGCTCCCGGATGTACCGGACCGGCGACCTGGTGCGCTGGGGGCGGCGGGGCCTGGAGTACGCGGGCCGGGCCGACCAGCAGGTGAAGCTGCGCGGGCACCGGATCGAGCCGGGCGAGGTGGAGGCGGTGCTGCGCGCGCACCCGTCGGTGCGGGCGGCGTGCGTGCTGGTGCGCGAGGACCTGCCGGGCGACCGGGCGCTGGTGGCGTACGTCGTGCCGGCGGCGGGGCGGGTCGCGGAGCCGGCCGCGCTGCTGGCGGAGGCGGGGCGGCGGCTGCCCGCGTTCATGGTGCCCTCGGCGGTGCTGGTGCTGGCGGCGCTGCCGCTGACGGCCAACGGCAAGCTGGACCGGGCGGCGCTGCCCGCGCCGTCCGCCGGGGTTGCGGCCCCGGCGGGGCGGGCGCCGGCCGAGGGCCGGGAGGAGATCCTGGCGGGGCTGTTCGCCGAGGTGCTGGGGGTGGAGCGGGTCGGCGCGGACGACAGCTTCTTCGCGCTGGGCGGCAATTCGCTGCTGGCGACGCTGCTGGTGGGCCGGATCCGGTCGGCGCTGGAGGCGGAGGCGGAGATCCGCACCCTGTTCGAGCACCCGACCGTGGCGGCGCTGGCCGCCGCGCTGCGCGACGCGGGGCGCCCGGCCCGGCCGGCGCTGCGCCGGGGGGCGCGGCCGGAGCGGCTGCCGCTGTCGCACGCCCAGCGCCGGCTGTGGTTCCTGCACCGGCTGGACGGGCCGTCCGCGACGTACCACATCCCGTTCGCGGTGCGGCTGGACGGCGCCTTGGACGTGGACGCGCTGCGGCTGGCCTGCGCGGACGCGGTGGAGCGGCACGCGGCGCTGCGCACGCTGTTCCCGACCGTCGGGGACGGGCCGGTGCAGCGGATCGTGCCGCCCGGCGAGGCGCGGGTGCCGTTCGCGGTGGAGGACGTGGAGCCGGGCAAGTGCGCGGACCGGATCGCCGCGGCGGTGGCCGAGCCGATCGACGTGGAGCGCGAACTGCCGCTGCGGGTGGCCCTGTTGCGGCTGGCGGCGGACGCGCACGTGCTGGTCCTGGTGGTGCACCACATCGCGGCGGACGGCTCCTCGCTGGCGCCGCTGTTCCGCGACCTGGCCGCCGCCTACCGGGCTCGGCTGGCCGGGTCGGCGCCCGGCTGGGAGCCGCTGCCGGTGGACTACGCGGACTACACGCTGTGGCAGCGCGAGCTGCTGGGTGCGGAGGACGACGAGCAGGGCGCGCTGGCCAAGCAGTCGGCGTTCTGGCGGGAGGCGCTGGCCGGGCTGCCGGAGCGGGTCGCGCTGCCGGCCGACCGGCCGCGTCCGGCCGGCGGCGGCGGGCGGGCGGGCGCCACCCACCGCTTCGCGGTCGGCGCGGCCACCGCGCGGGCGCTGGCCGCCCTGGCCAGGTCGGCCCGGTGCAGCGAGTTCATGGTGCTGCAGGCGGCGCTGGCGCTGCTGCTGTCCCGGCACGGCGCCGGGGAGGACGTGCCGCTGGGCACGGCGGTGGCGGGGCGCACCGACGAGGCGACGGCCGACCTGGTCGGCTTCTTCGTGAACACGCTGGTGCTCCGCACCGACCTGTCGGGCGATCCGACCTTCGGTGAGCTGCTGGGCCGGGTCAAGGAGTTCGACCTGGCGGCGTACGCGCACCAGGACGTGCCGTTCGAGCGGCTGGTGGAGCTGCTGAACCCGACCCGGGCGGAGCACCACCCGCTGTTCCAGACCATGCTGGTGCTGCAGAACCACGCGCCGGCCGCCCCGGCCGAGCTGCCGGGCCTGCGGGTCGAGCCGGTGCCGGTCGACCTGGGCGCCGGCAAGTTCGACCTGTCGTTCACCTTCACCGCCGAGCCGGGCCCGGACGGCGGCCTGCTGGGCACCGTCGACTACGCGACGGCGCTGTTCGACGCGGACACGGTCGCGGCGCTGGCGGACCGGCTGGTGCGGCTGCTGGCGGCGGTCACCGCCGATCCGGGGCGGCCGCTGCACGCGTACGAGGTGCTCTCCCCCGCCGAGCGGGACCGGCTGGAGCTGTGGGGCTCCGGGCCCGCCGCCGGGCCGGCCGCCGCCTTCCCGGCGCTGTTCGCCGAACAAGCGCGGCGCACGCCGGACGCCCCGGCGGTCCGCGACCCGCGCGGGGTGCTGTCCTACCGCGAGCTGGACGCCCGTTCCGGGGCGCTGGCCCGACGGCTGGCGGCGCGCGGCGTCGGGCCGGAGGACCGGGTCGCGGTGGCGCTGCCGCGCGACGCCGGGCTGGTGGTGGCGCTGCTGGCGGTGCTGAAGGCGGGCGCGGCGTACCTGCCGCTGGACACCGACTACCCGGCGGCCCGGCTGGCGTACATGCTGGCGGACGCGGCGCCGCGGCTGCTGCTGGCCACGCCCGCGGCGCGCCGGGCGCTGCCGGAGTGCGCGGTGCCGCTGCTGGACCCGGAGGAGGCGGCCGAGGAGGCGGCCGAGGACGTCCCGGCGGCGCTGCCGGACGTCGATCCGGCGCATCCGGCGTACGTGATCTACACCTCGGGGTCGACCGGCCGGCCCAAGGGCGTGGTGGTGACCCACCGGGGCGTGGCGGCGCTGGCCGCGACGCAGCGGGCCCGGCTGCGGGTGACGGGTGACAGCCGGGTGCTGCAGCTGGCGTCGGTGAGTTTCGACGCGGCGTTCTGGGAGCTGTGCATGGCCCTGCTGTCGGGGGCCTGCCTGGAGCTGGACTCCCGGGAGGCGCTGCTGCCCGGTCCGGCGCTGGCCGAGCGGGTGCGGGCGCACGGGATCACCCACCTGACGCTGCCGCCGGCCGCGCTGGCGGTGCTGCCGGCCGACTCGCTGCCGGAGCGGACCACGCTGGTGCTGGCGGGCGAGAGCTGCCCGCCCGCGCTGGCCCGGAGCTGGGCGCGGGGGCGGTTCCTGGTCAACGCGTACGGTCCGACCGAGACCACGGTGTGCGCGACGATGAGCGGCTTCCAGAGCGCCGAGGGCCCGCTCGCGCCGGGGCGGACGGTGCCGATCGGCGCCCCGGTCGACGGCTCCCGGGTGCGGGTGCTGGACGCCCGGCTGGCGCCCGTCCCGCCGGGCGTGGTGGGCGAGTTGTACGTGTCGGGCGAGGGCCTGGCGCGCGGCTACCTGGGTCGGCCGGGGCTGACCGCCGGGCGGTTCGTCGCGGATCCGGCGGCGGCGGACGGCTCCCGGATGTACCGCACCGGCGACCTGGCCCGCTGGGGCCGGGGCGGGCGGCTGGAGTACGTCGGGCGGGTGGACGAGCAGGTGAAGCTGCGCGGGTTCCGGATCGAGCCGGGCGAGGTGGAGGCGGCGCTGACCGCGCTGCCGGGCGTGGCGGCGGCCTGCGTGCTGGTCCGGGAGGACCGTCCGGGCGACCGCCGGCTGGTGGCGTACACGGTGGGCGGCGGCGGTCCCGAGGAGTTGCGGGCCCGGCTGGCGCAGACCCTGCCGGACCACCTGGTGCCCGCCGCGTTCGTCGCCCTGGCGGCGCTGCCGGTGACGCCCAACGGCAAGGTCGACCGCCGGGCGCTGCCCGCCCCGGAGGGCCCGAAGGCGGCCGGGCGGGCGCCGCGCACCGCGCGGGAGCGGGAGCTGTGCGGGCTGTTCGCCGAGGTGCTGGGCGTGCCGGAGGTCGGGGTCACCGACGACTTCTTCGCGCTCGGCGGGCACTCGCTGCTGGCGGTGACGCTGGCCCAGCGGATCGAGGAGCGCTGCGGGCGGCGGCTGTCGCTGCGGGCGCTGTTCGCGGCGCCGACGGCGGCGGGCGTCGGGCGGCTGCTGGACGGGTCGGGGGACGCGCCGCTCGCGGGGGCGCCGCTCACGGGGGCGGCCTCCGGTGCGACCGGGCCGGCCGAGGTGACCGACTGGGCGGCCGAGGTGCGGCTGGCGCCGGAGGTCGCGCCGAACGCGGCGGCGGCCATCGCGGCGGCCCGGCGGGGGACGGCCCGGCCCGCCCCGGTGCCGCTGCTGACCGGGGCGTCCGGGTTCCTCGGCGCGTTCCTGCTGCGCGACCTGCTGGAGCGCACCGGCGGGCCGGTCGACTGCCTGGTGCGGGCGTCCGACGGCTGGGACGGGGCCCGGCGGCTGGAGGGGAACCTGCGCCGGTACGGCCTGTGGCGCGAGCGCTACCGGCCGCTGGTGCGGGCCGTGCCGGGCGACCTGGCGGCGGACGGCCTGGGCCTGGAGCCGGGCGTCCGGGCGGCGCTGGCGCGCCGGCTGGGGCCGGTGCTGCACAACGGCGCCCGGGTGAACTTCGCGGCCGGGTACCGGGAGTTGCGGGCGGCGAACGTCGGCGGCACCGGGGAGCTGCTGCGGCTGCTGGCGGACTCCGGCTCGCCGGGCCTGCACTACGTGTCGACCACCGGCGTCCACCCGCCGTCCGGCGGCCCGGAGCCGGTCACCGAGGCGACCGGCCTCGGGTCCGCCGAGGAGCTGCCGGACGGGTACGCGCGCAGCAAGTGGGTCGCCGAGGGCCTGGTCGGGCTGGCCCGGGAGCGCGGCCTGCCGGTGGCGGTGCACCGGCCGGGCCGGATCAGCGGCGACACGGCGAGCGGCGCCTGCCAGGACCGCGACCTGCTCTGGCAGCTGATCAAGGGCTGCCTGCAGGCGGGCGCGGTGCCCGACCTGCCGGCCGGCTCGACCGGCTGGGTGCCGGTGGACTACGTCAGCGCGGCGGTCACCGCCCTGGTCGGCGCCGGACGGCTCGGCACCTTCCACCTCACCCACCCCGAACCGCCCGCCCTGGAACGGGTGTTCGCCGCCGCCGAGACCCTCGGCTACCGGCTGCGGACGCTGCCCGCCGAGCAGTGGCGGGCCGCCGTCGCGGCCCGGCCCGACAACGCGGCGCAGCTGTTCCTCGGCGAGGACGGCTCCCCGTCCGGGACGGCCCCGGTGGGCCGCCGCTTCGACTCCCGGCACACGGCGGAGCTGGTGGCGGGGCTGGGCGTGCAGCTGCCGGAGCTGACCGACGAGGTGGTGCTGCGCTACCTGGCCTACTTCCGGGAGACCGGCTTCCTGCCGGCCCCGTAG